The following proteins are encoded in a genomic region of Phaeodactylum tricornutum CCAP 1055/1 chromosome 1, whole genome shotgun sequence:
- a CDS encoding predicted protein: protein MWKLHQEEAGGIIGDEMGLGKTVQASSFIGVLAASRKLKSVLIISPATMLQHWLNELAVWAPGLRRILIHQSGEDLETLPSHSFCGTGYVVLTTYENVRRNTDIYTEHAWSYVVLDEAQKIRNPDADITLACKRIRTPHRLAMSGTPIQNDLKELWSLFDFVFPGRLGTLPAFEQEFADTIKRGGYSNASPMQVQLAYRCAMVLRDLINPYLLRRQKKDVIEVSRMPGKTEHVLFCRLSQRQRALYEAFLLSDEVTKVVKGSKQLFAAVTMLRKICNHPDLACDPDEASFESFVRNGYVNQGDLDEDLSDLDSDIGEEKSLVERSGKLEVLSKILPLWKKQGHRVLIFCQWRKMLDIIERLIMLKEWKFGRLDGNTNVASRQRLVDQFNSDESYFGMLCTTRTGGVGLNLTGANRIILYDPDWNPQTDAQARERAWRFGQEREVTVYRLITAGTIEEKIYQRQIFKTALSNKVLQDPRQRRLFSQKDLRDLFTLKADAGSVRSGGEGLTETGAITRHGGVVNIDEDPTDEPSLDNDEALKTVMRSRGLAGVFDHNFVEIDSTKKSRTLREMEEEAKRVAKEAIDALQQSVATKQRFVPTWTGSEETQQRRFGTPKMHMVDSKDSLSSRTLLASIRQRDNAVHSGGNHLPPSDESQEYAKLLAKIKDYVYRYRPTTDDLLKEFESVSNTDVAIFRRLLKSVANVDSGRWLLK, encoded by the exons ATGTGGAAGTTACATCAGGAAGAAGCTGGAGGTATCATTGGCGACGAAATGGGGCTCGGAAAAACGGTACAAGCGAGCTCGTTCATTGGAGTCTTGGCGGCTTCACGCAAGCTAAAATCTGTTTTGATTATATCGCCGGCGACCATGCTTCAGCATTGGCTCAACGAGTTGGCTGTTTGGGCTCCTGGCCTACGGCGCATTTTAATTCATCAATCTGGGGAAG ACCTGGAGACGTTACCTTCCCACTCCTTCTGTGGGACGGGTTATGTCGTGCTTACAACCTATGAAAACGTACGCCGCAATACCGATATTTACACGGAACACGCATGGTCGTACGTTGTGTTGGACGAGGCGCAAAAGATTCGAAATCCAGACGCAGACATAACGTTAGCTTGCAAGCGAATACGGACTCCTCACCGGTTGGCTATGAGTGGCACGCCAATTCAGAATGATCTAAAAGAATTGTGGTCGCTCTTcgattttgtttttccaGGACGACTCGGCACTCTCCCTGCTTTTGAACAAGAGTTCGCCGATACCATCAAACGAGGAGGATATTCCAACGCGTCTCCCATGCAAGTACAGCTTGCCTACCGCTGCGCCATGGTCTTAAGAGATCTGATCAATCCCTATCTCCTTCGGCGTCAGAAAAAGGACGTTATTGAGGTAAGTCGAATGCCTGGTAAAACCGAGCATGTGCTTTTTTGCCGGCTAAGTCAACGACAGCGGGCTCTCTATGAGGCATTCTTGCTGTCGGACGAAGTTACAAAAGTTGTGAAGGGCTCCAAGCAACTCTTTGCTGCAGTCACAATGCTACGAAAGATATGCAATCATCCAGATCTGGCTTGTGATCCAGACGAGGCTTCTTTTGAGTCTTTTGTTCGGAACGGTTACGTGAATCAAGGCGAcctcgacgaagacttgtcagaccttgacagtgacattGGAGAGGAGAAATCGCTTGTGGAGCGGTCTGGAAAACTCGAGGTCCTGTCCAAAATCCTTCCGCTGTGGAAAAAACAGGGACATCGTGTATTGATATTTTGTCAATGGCGCAAAATGCTAGACATCATTGAACGCTTGATTATGTTGAAAGAATGGAAATTTGGACGACTCGATGGCAATACCAACGTCGCTTCACGACAACGATTGGTGGATCAGTTCAATTCAGATGAGTCCTATTTTGGAATGCTATGCACAACCCGAACTGGAGGTGTTGGGCTCAACTTGACTGGTGCCAATCGAATCATTCTATATGATCCAGATTGGAATCCGCAGACTGATGCTCAAGCCAGGGAACGCGCTTGGAGATTTGGACAAGAGCGTGAAGTGACAGTTTATCGTTTGATCACTGCTGGGACTATCGAGGAAAAAATCTACCAACGCCAAATATTTAAAACTGCGCTTTCTAACAAAGTGTTGCAGGATCCGAGGCAGCGTCGCCTGTTTTCTCAGAAAGATTTACGGGATCTTTTCACTTTGAAAGCTGATGCTGGGAGTGTTCGATCTGGAGGGGAAGGCCTCACAGAAACTGGAGCAATAACTCGCCATGGTGGAGTCGTTAATATCGACGAAGATCCGACTGATGAACCATCGCttgacaacgacgaagctTTAAAAACAGTTATGAGGAGTAGAGGGCTCGCGGGAGTATTCGATCACAATTTTGTCGAAATCGACTCgacgaaaaagtcaagaACGCTACGggaaatggaagaggaagcaaaAAGGGTTGCAAAAGAAGCTATCGACGCTTTACAGCAAAGTGTCGCAACTAAGCAGCGGTTCGTCCCAACTTGGACGGGCTCCGAAGAAACGCAACAGAGACGCTTTGGAACTCCCAAAATGCACATGGTCGACTCGAAAGACAGCCTTAGTTCGCGAACGTTGTTAGCATCTATCCGCCAAAGAGACAACGCTGTTCATTCCGGCGGAAACCATTTGCCTCCATCCGACGAAAGTCAAGAGTACGCCAAGCTTTTGGCCAAAATAAAAGATTACGTGTACCGTTATCGACCGACAACAGATGATTTGCTGAAGGAATTTGAAAGCGTCTCAAACACTGATGTCGCGATTTTTCGCAGGCTACTAAAGTCAGTGGCGAATGTGGATTCTGGAAGGTGGTTATTAAAATAG
- a CDS encoding predicted protein produces the protein MVLWGGLRPILSRVLLDSAALFGLSVSAGTSECTRKNTVVLGLTYIGTFVSAGPTNRWTLTLPMVPFLFLQLTRRLSLSKKGGCWFHRIVDGLSLLLIVSAATLSILFPAVELPAIKGPYNVGVVDFFMPIESSNIAGSVSRETCASSSHVSVRLLYPTNEKPVRIPFLRPDIAADYCQQFMSFGAPPPLKTFGWLLHTWRLARMQAKPHASLSDHPDAFPLVLFSHGLGGTAEIYSYQTMSLVAHGHIVLAVNHQDGSAPVIRQRDGNIKLYDHELPKLWAGGNHVEYVRERRARTDLRVDELVAAAEGMHRLNESDLAELLLFGLSFRDRIQIDQTFFMGHSFGGATALSVAKRRPDLVKSVIAHEPAVDWMPDDARRSLFDLKRLEGLSTNFTGGTGGFLVESSDSESSIHDVDLLILFSGEWRSKKWGWNHVLEEMHQEARLGREGGYSSFAFIDDAHHTEFSDTSMMLPLWLARLTNITGPRSPLSTAKEIHERTLVFMQKVNL, from the coding sequence ATGGTGCTTTGGGGAGGGCTCCGGCCAATTCTCTCTCGCGTTCTACTTGACTCGGCCGCCCTGTTTGGCCTAAGCGTATCGGCAGGAACTTCGGAGTGTACACGAAAAAACACCGTCGTTCTGGGACTGACATACATTGGAACTTTTGTTTCGGCCGGGCCCACAAATCGTTGGACTTTGACACTACCAATGGTACCATTTCTGTTTTTACAGCTAACGAGACGATTATCTCTCTCCAAGAAAGGCGGATGCTGGTTTCACCGAATTGTCGATGGGTTGAGTCTATTACTGATCGTGTCAGCCGCTACTTTATCGATACTCTTTCCAGCTGTAGAGCTTCCTGCAATCAAAGGTCCCTACAATGTAGGCGTGGTAGATTTTTTTATGCCAATAGAATCGTCCAATATCGCAGGGAGTGTTTCAAGAGAGACCTGTGCTTCATCTTCTCACGTTTCGGTGCGATTACTTTATCCTACCAACGAAAAACCCGTACGGATACCATTTTTAAGACCTGACATTGCAGCTGATTACTGTCAACAATTTATGAGCTTTGGAGCCCCTCCGCCTTTGAAAACGTTTGGTTGGCTGCTACACACGTGGCGTCTAGCACGAATGCAAGCCAAACCCCACGCTTCGCTTTCAGATCATCCTGACGCCTTCCCTCTAGTTTTATTCTCTCACGGTCTTGGAGGCACAGCagaaatttacagttaccaAACCATGTCTCTTGTGGCGCACGGTCACATTGTGTTGGCTGTGAACCACCAAGATGGAAGTGCTCCAGTCATAAGGCAAAGAGACGGGAACATTAAGCTGTACGATCACGAACTTCCGAAACTCTGGGCTGGAGGCAACCATGTCGAGTATGTTCGTGAACGTCGTGCACGAACTGATCTTCGTGTGGACGAGTTGGTGGCAGCTGCGGAAGGTATGCATAGATTGAATGAGAGTGACCTGGCCGAACTCCTACTGTTCGGTCTCTCCTTCCGTGATCGCATCCAGATAGATCAAACATTTTTTATGGGGCATTCCTTTGGAGGAGCAACGGCGCTGTCAGTGGCAAAGCGGCGACCTGATCTTGTAAAGTCCGTGATTGCACACGAGCCAGCCGTTGACTGGATGCCTGATGATGCTCGTCGCTCGTTGTTCGATCTAAAACGATTAGAAGGACTTTCAACTAACTTCACGGGAGGGACCGGAGGTTTTCTTGTCGAATCTTCAGACTCAGAATCATCTATTCACGATGTGGACCTGCTTATACTTTTCTCGGGCGAATGGCGATCGAAGAAATGGGGTTGGAACCATGTTCTAGAAGAGATGCATCAGGAAGCTCGGTTGGGTCGGGAAGGAGGCTACTCTTCCTTTGCTTTTATAGATGATGCACACCATACAGAGTTTTCAGACACTTCCATGATGTTGCCGTTATGGCTGGCACGTCTTACCAATATAACAGGGCCAAGGAGTCCCTTGTCGACGGCGAAAGAGATTCATGAGCGAACCTTGGTGTTCATGCAAAAAGTCAATCTATAG
- a CDS encoding predicted protein — MGKQKKTSGKGDSPTTARTGPADNVPPAEQHAAKKLGEWLLRDRYVFLWIAACAVLGSVVGFIAGTGSTGFSAAPVEPNLRQQNLGDRIRSNSLFQLMTFKSVWDDWLDRFVVWAIETERDLEAAEYARNPSHPRIFAVLREAVVREKGGYVHPDLGFLVPAPSGAARGLGMVRDSYQKCQSRCLPGTAEEKAREKEERRVAQSSSETYPLPDNFQYRQEEILLKIPLNFQMTRRSAMNLLSGLMPATIQERDSLHELDDAVLLALFLAHERGVGRYSRWTPYIASLPSNPSCGYSEAMRPYMLDAIYALREEIGVDVQGWPTELDRASKYAYRIAEALNLLYGPHIQSPMAVSSLQNIQWALCQVASRATAAKEKYGGLRLVPMLDLINHDENAGEFIELKGTERVKDHHFIDATEDDTGAFVVRSLRHGRRKPLKKGQELLANYNVPDYSPLDWFVSLGFVPPERWSPWEKIEPAFPRVRQDGPFAKESSPTSDLWDKHGPEILKSIKDTEL; from the coding sequence ATGGGGAAGCAAAAAAAGACATCAGGAAAAGGCGACTCTCCAACGACAGCGCGAACTGGGCCTGCTGATAACGTTCCACCCGCTGAACAACATGCAGCAAAAAAGCTTGGAGAATGGCTATTGCGAGATCGATATGTATTTCTCTGGATAGCGGCTTGTGCCGTACTAGGAAGTGTCGTCGGATTTATTGCTGGCACTGGATCTACGGGCTTTTCGGCTGCCCCTGTAGAGCCTAATCTACGACAACAGAACCTGGGCGATCGGATCCGTTCAAATTCGCTTTTCCAACTCATGACATTCAAAAGTGTCTGGGATGATTGGCTCGATCGTTTTGTAGTTTGGGCTATAGAAACGGAACGGGATTTAGAAGCTGCGGAATATGCTAGAAACCCTTCGCATCCTCGCATTTTCGCTGTCCTCCGCGAAGCGGTTGTTCGAGAGAAGGGCGGCTACGTTCATCCCGACCTCGGTTTTTTAGTACCAGCGCCGTCAGGTGCGGCTCGAGGACTCGGTATGGTTCGAGACAGTTACCAAAAGTGTCAAAGTCGGTGTCTTCCAGGGACGGCCGAAGAAAAGGCACGGGAGAAGGAAGAAAGACGTGTTGCACAGTCCAGTAGCGAGACCTATCCGTTACCCGACAATTTTCAATACCGCCAAGAAGAGATTCTTCTAAAGATTCCTCTCAACTTCCAAATGACTCGTAGATCTGCAATGAACCTTTTATCAGGACTGATGCCCGCAACAATACAAGAAAGAGATAGCCTACATGAATTGGATGACGCAGTCCTTTTGGCGCTTTTTCTTGCACACGAACGCGGCGTAGGTAGATATTCTCGCTGGACTCCATACATTGCTTCTCTTCCGTCAAACCCATCGTGCGGCTACTCAGAAGCAATGCGACCGTACATGCTAGACGCTATTTATGCACTGAGGGAAGAAATTGGCGTTGATGTACAAGGATGGCCTACTGAGCTTGACAGAGCTAGCAAGTACGCGTATCGAATTGCTGAAGCATTGAATCTCCTTTATGGCCCTCATATACAGTCGCCCATGGCTGTATCGTCATTGCAGAACATTCAATGGGCTCTCTGTCAAGTTGCTTCGCGGGCTACGGCAGCGAAAGAAAAGTACGGAGGTCTGCGACTCGTTCCCATGCTTGACTTGATTAACCACGATGAGAATGCAGGAGAGTTCATTGAACTGAAAGGAACAGAACGCGTGAAAGACCACCACTTCATCGATGCAACAGAGGACGATACCGGTGCGTTCGTCGTTCGTAGTCTTCGGCATGGACGAAGAAAGCCTTTAAAAAAAGGCCAAGAACTTTTGGCCAACTACAATGTACCAGATTATTCCCCATTAGATTGGTTTGTCTCTCTTGGCTTTGTACCTCCGGAACGTTGGTCGCCGTGGGAGAAGATCGAACCTGCTTTTCCTCGCGTTAGGCAGGATGGaccttttgcaaaagagtCAAGCCCAACGTCTGACCTCTGGGACAAGCATGGACCTGAGATCTTGAAGAGCATAAAAGACACAGAGCTGTGA
- a CDS encoding predicted protein, with the protein MFMCKAQIPRIRQFVSTCTGPQSSRCFSSYGNSYAGGDGKNYGESVRSYPQYTVFGENCLLSLKILLPSFRISRNNVLSLDNSKKGRILLEFVPRLADGTTARDQHIRFGLSAEEVGLLLDQLPSHEVELSRRSPPPNGELGLSASASLSSAPAKVLRITPGEGGTTTYCIDHETDGVGGQIPFSGSNNVAGPLEVTVHLGEHIVMTEIMRSSIPTLVGWTAMLDAAELKNMEDAKAGVGKYADKPFDNYN; encoded by the exons ATGTTTATGTGTAAAGCGCAAATTCCGAGGATTAGGCAATTTGTCTCCACTTGTACGGGCCCACAGTCTTCGAGATGTTTTTCGTCGTATGGTAATAGTTACGCAGGTGGCGATGGCAAAAATTACGGAGAGAGCGTCCGTTCGTACCCGCAGTACACGGTTTTTGGCGAAAATTGCCTACTCTCCTTAAAGATACTCCTGCCATCCTTTCGTATTTCGCGAAACAATGTCCTCTCCTTAGACAACAGCAAAAAAGGGCGCATTTTGCTGGAGTTTGTGCCTCGGCTGGCGGATG GAACAACTGCCCGGGACCAGCATATTCGATTCGGTCTTTCGGCAGAAGAAGTGGGTTTGCTCCTTGACCAGCTTCCCAGTCATGAAGTTGAGTTATCGCGTCGCTCCCCTCCGCCAAACGGAGAGCTAGGTCTGTCGGCAAGTGCGTCGTTATCGTCTGCTCCTGCGAAAGTTTTGCGAATCACTCCCGGTGAAGGCGGCACCACAACGTATTGTATCGACCACGAAACGGACGGTGTGGGAGGTCAGATACCATTTTCTGGTTCTAACAACGTTGCGGGTCCCTTGGAAGTAACAGTGCACCTTGGGGAACATATCGTGATGACGGAAATTATGCGGTCTTCGATTCCAACTCTGGTAGGATGGACAGCTATGCTGGACGCGGCAGAACTGAAGAATATGGAAGACGCCAAAGCCGGAGTTGGCAAGTATGCGGATAAGCCATTTGATAATTACAATTAA
- a CDS encoding predicted protein, with amino-acid sequence MSTAMIASIGFYKQVISPLLPPACRFVPTCSQYGVQAIQQYGSGKGAILTAWRLLRCSPIGGKGYDPPKWPPVTFTFSSY; translated from the coding sequence ATGTCTACTGCTATGATTGCGTCTATTGGATTCTACAAACAGGTAATTTCGCCTCTGCTTCCTCCAGCCTGTCGATTCGTGCCCACGTGCTCCCAATACGGTGTGCAGGCAATCCAGCAGTATGGTTCTGGTAAGGGGGCCATCCTCACCGCATGGCGGTTGCTACGATGCTCGCCCATCGGTGGTAAGGGCTACGATCCACCGAAATGGCCGCCAGTAACGTTCACCTTTAGCAGTTATTGA
- a CDS encoding predicted protein — protein sequence MKASSPPPYPVRITVMGGGNFGLALATVAARKGIPTTLLVRSDDIAQSINTNHTHPRYMKDIVLPARIRATSDPEKALSDATYIVHAVPVQYSRAFLDSVKEFIAPNTPVLSGSKGIETSSLGFMADILKESLGRDRPYAFLSGPSFAREICEGVATAVVVASEDLMLARDLADLLSDDNFRCFTSRDVMGVEIGGAVKNVIALAAGMCEGLGLGTNAMSGLVTRGCGEMRRLGLTFGARPSTIAGLSGVGDTFGTCFGPLSRNRKFGYRLGKGETMEEIKASSTEVAEGVDTAIALVNLIKTECKGYRLDLKFPILFGVAAILEGNLTPREGLIGIMNMPFQMENFDER from the exons ATGAAAGCATCTTCTCCACCTCCTTACCCTGTTCGAATAACAGTCATGGGAGGTGGCAATTTCGGATTAGCCCTCGCCACGGTCGCCGCTCGGAAAGGAATACCGACTACACTTTTAGTCCGATCCGACGACATTGCACAGTCCATCAACACCAATCATACTCATCCTCGGTACATGAAGGATATTGTGCTGCCGGCTCGAATTCGTGCCACATCAGACCCTGAAAAAGCACTTTCAGATGCTACTTACATAGTGCACGCTGTCCCTGTGCAATACAGTCGGGCCTTTTTGGATTCTGTCAAAGAGTTCATTGCACCCAACACGCCCGTTCTGAGTGGCTCCAAAGGTATCGAAACTTCTAGCCTTGGTTTCATGGCGGATATACTGAAAGAATCCTTGGGACGGGACCGTCCCTACGCGTTTTTGTCGGGACCATCTTTTGCCCGCGAAATTTGCGAGGGAGTCGCGACCGCTGTGGTTGTTGCTTCGGAAGACCTCATGTTGGCACGAGATTTAGCGGACCTCCTTAGCGACGACAATTTCCGCTGCTTTACTTCACGAGATGTTATGGGGGTTGAGATTGGTGGCGCCGTAAAAAACGTCATTGCTTTGGCGGCCGGAATGTGTGAAGGTTTGGGATTGGGAACGAACGCCATGAGTGGACTGGTTACCCGAGGCTGTGGCGAAATGCGACGATTGGGCTTGACCTTCGGAGCGCGACCCAGCACCATTGCTGGCTTGTCTG GTGTCGGTGATACGTTTGGAACATGTTTTGGGCCACTGTCGCGCAACCGCAAATTCGGATACAGGCTTGGGAAGGGAGAGACCatggaagaaatcaaagCATCATCCACGGAGGTTGCTGAAGGCGTAGATACAGCAATCGCACTCGTGAATCTAATCAAAACAGAATGCAAGGGATATCGACTAGACCTTAAGTTCCCAATACTTTTTGGCGTAGCTgctattttggaaggaaATCTGACACCGAGAGAAGGTCTGATAGGGATAATGAACATGCCTTTTCAAATGGAGAACTTTGACGAACGATAA